Part of the Prunus dulcis chromosome 8, ALMONDv2, whole genome shotgun sequence genome is shown below.
tggtagaaaccaaataattcaaaaagccccaaatttaagtttttccaaaattttcgGTCTTTGTCAATCCACAAgagatgaaaaattaaattgaaagaaTTCGCAACATTGAAGTTGGAAAAGCTAAAGGGAAGACAACGATGAGGCACTGAAGGCAATGAAATTTTCGAAAACCCTTAAAATACCCTTGCttaacaaaaatatcaaaatagctgaatttaatataataaGAGTAAAATAGTAAAAGTCAAATTTgcttaattataaatttaaaaaatattccACGTAAGTAATTATATGGATAGAGTTACTCCCCAGGACACATTCGTTTTTTCACTCCCCAGCcacatctctttttttttgctggcttttcaatttctcatatttttatatatctttaaaTTTGGACTATGAGCCTCTGTATTTAACTCTTTGCATTTTCCCCcacttttttaaaatctcaacCATTCAATTAATGCAATAGCTTAAGGTAGGCCACATCAGCAAAGCAtttattttaacttttggGTCAAAACTAACGCGGTTACTTCTCCATCCTATTCCCTTGTCCAAACTGAAGAATCAGAACTTCACCCCTCGCGGCCATGTTAAAAGCTCATACCTCAAAGAAGCTCTTTTCTCTCATACTCTTACAGGTTCGAAAATATTAGGGTTGGAGTCTGttgatttttttcccaaatttagCAGAGGTTCCATAGAATGGGTGTTGATTTTTGGATAAAGATAATTGGTTTTGCAGGAAGAAATGAATGCAGCACCCAAGGCTATCCCTTCGCATAGATTTCAATATGAAATTGGATTGTAAAATCCATAACTTTTGAAgcaaattatttcaaaacgAGAAATCTGTAATAATAGAGATCTTGAACAAAGGTGATCAATGGGGAAATGGTTTTTGGCAAATGTTATAGGTTTTAAATGGCGAACATGGTGGAGGTTTTCGATTGTAAAAATTGATTTATGGTGATAGCAACTAATACGAGTGGAGGAATCAGGACAAAACTGCTAAGGTGATGGGATGTGAAAGGGTAGGGAACTGGGGATCGGGAGACTTCTGGAGTGTAACGTTTGTTTAATTTGCAAACTGACGTTGTGCAGTAAGAGCCCTTGGATTAATTGGACAGTCCAGATGTTTTAAAATGCAGAAAAATGTAGAGAGTTAATTGCAGAGGCTCATGGTCGCTTTAAATTTGCCTAACGAAAagaaattacatatgaaaaaattgacaaaagtTGGTTCCGTGACAAGTTCggtgaaattgaaaattcaagGACCAAAATAGATTTTACGTACGAACACAGTGACCAAAAATCTATTTAACCCCtattaaaataatcaaatttagTTTACACCAATATCCCAAATCAAAGTAGAAGAAAACCATAAGCATGATACAAAATGTAAACATATATCGGACTTTCGATTATATAGTCACaattcatacattttcttGCTGCGTAGATCGAATGGCTCTTTCCTCATATAGTTCACATGAGAACTAGAGGGGGAATTAGACAACTTCATCATGTCCTACTTAGAGTTGGGCCTTTTTCAGGGCATGCTTTTTATAGTTGGGCCTCCTTATGGCCAATGCTTTCACAGTTGAGCCCAAATCTCATAAGCTTGCCAAGTGgcatattataattatattattattattattattattattattattattatacgAGGAACAGAACATAAAGAATAtacttttatattatatatgtagcACTCATACACATGCCTACGAAAGTCAGAGGCGAAATTGAAAGAGAcctgaaattgaaaactgTGTGCAATGAGACAGTTCTAAATCGATGGATAGGCTTGAGGTTAAAGTTAGGTAAGGAAGGTCAATTGATTggtattaatattattaatttatccTATGTTTAAGCAGATGTAGGTAGCCGAATTAAACAATATTTATATGGGCATCTTTGAACCAGATAGGGATTGACCCTAGTCAACATGCTAATTCCTCCTAATTCTACATGTCATTTTCTCCTTTATCAACTTTCATAAACTAGTACTATATTGATCTTAATAGTCAAATCAAAGTCTTAAACGTCTCTCATGTGTTGGATTAACGtaaaaatcattatttttcatgCGAGAATCCTTgctttgagtttttttatgtGTTAATTGAATCATTTGAGCATATTAGCATATATATTATGTCCAAATTGCTCCATTTGTAGATTACAAATTTGTAATGTTCATGGCAATAAAAGGGTTGGTTTGGGATGTATACTTTGGTGCAAAAAGCTAGCTATCTTTTCAAGTTGATGTTCCTAGTTTGAAAAGTTGTGTACGTAAACTGTAAAGACCACTCCACGCACCATCATTCAAACCCATCCCTCTGTCTCATTCACTAAAGCACCCATCTTCTAGGAACATCATAAACATACAGAGAATAGTTGGTTCATGTccaaaaaagagagggaatTTGACTGGAGCAAACAGCAACTTGTTGAAATTGAATGTTAACTTCAACTGTTTCATGGGACCAAACTCCATGAATAAGACTCCAACCAACCATAGAACATTGGAAGGCCCTACTCACTTTGAATATAGAACTCAGTTTTGAACTTTGAATATTGGTGCATGTAGCATTTCTAGTTTGATGATGCAGTTTCTcgtttttttcacttttagctttgtgggtatatagtgcAAACTGTTTCAAAAATTGCCCACCCATGTGAGAATAACTGTAAAATTAGATAATCTTGAATCAACAGTATGCATTAAACGACTATGAAATCCTATTGTTTTACATCAATGGTACTGTTTTACATCAATGAATGAAACTTATTCAATATGCATTAAATGATTGTAAGATAAAGATCGTATTGCATTAATAGATGAAATTTACTCACAATGCATCAAACAATTGAAAATCACTTATTTGCGTATAAAAaactatatttatatttttgataAACAACTTATTTTTATCTAACGTGTGCAAAATGAGAAGGAGTTGGAATGAAGTTACCCATATGGATTTAGATTATCAGACATTCCTTGACAGGCAGTGATTTGATGGATTTGAATTGGGCGCCGCACATTGCACAATAACCTGCGCTAGAATGAAATAGGCATGTTTAGGCAATAGCTGCCTGCCTGCAAGTTAATCACACACAGTACGTCAACTAGGCAGATAGAAAATGGTTTGGCGGTAATTAGGGTTGATTGTATGGACAACTTTTGAAGAGCTCACTTCCCAGGGTTGATAAAGTGCTTCTTGAAAAGCACACTCATTATGGACGATTTAACGGCTGAAAGAAGTTTGCTGATTTTGCTCTCCAATCTAATCCCACAACCACAACCCACGCAGCCTATGTTTTCCTACGCCTCTTCTACAACTCTAGCTACTCAGATGGAATTAATCTCCattttctttgtcttctttaaaaagaaaaaagaatggcAAGTAGTTCTTAAATGAAGTGTAAATAACAAAACCTACCTTGTAACCTTCATTTTTGTAATCATGGGGCATAAATGAGCTCAACTACCTTAGTATATGATATGGAGTGCGTTGGTTTTATGATAAAGAAAGTTTGAGTAAGTGGTTTATTCTTATTAGAAAGTTTTACATGTTATTTATATGTTACGAGATTGAATTTAAACTACTAAACAGATAAATTATATCTAAATGTGCAATTTTGATTAACTAACAAACGCTAAACTGAGCTCAACTACCTTAGTATTTGATCTGCAGTGCATTGGTTTTATGATAAAGAATGCTTTGCTTATAATTTGCTCATAAAAGAAATGTAATTAACTcgtctactttttttttttaatccaaaaaTTTGACATGTTATATATGTTACGAGACTGAATTAGAATCACTAATGAGATAAATTACGTTTATATGTGTAGTTCTGAATGATTAATCAAGAACTTAAATCTCTTACTCTATTTTTATAGTAGtgattatttataatttactTCTTTTAGGAGCATTTATCCCAATTCAAATTCCCATGACTAACAAACACCAAAATGCTTGTAAATCAAGGGAGAGCAACACCAACAACTCTCACAACTCAGCTATCCCAAAAGATTACACAACGCCAAGAGGAAGAACAAGTTCCAAGCTCCATAGGTAgcaactaaaaactgaaaggAGAATAAAGGAAGGCATTAAATTCAACCGAGCTATAGCTAAAGAGAAGGCTACACACATTTGATTGATAGACATAGGAGAGGAGTGGGCGATGCTacagaaataaaattattgcGCCGCACTGCTTTGGCAAATGCCACCATGCCCTTGGCCTATCTCTTTTCACACTGCAAACCATAAATAAAACGCCATCTCTCGACATTATTATAGCCTTCACTGTGGTCTCGTCATTTGATTGTATTTGGTGTAATGAGAAAAGGTTGCAACGGAGATctcattgttttgattttctaattaataaTGTTATGACAAGTGAAAAAGCAATCACGTGTGTTATTGGTCAAAAATATCAAAACGAGTGCCATCCATTTTGTGGAAGTGTTTCTCGAGCAGTAATTCATGCTACCGCCCATGGCAATTGCTATCAGATATATATTGGCACTGGCACATGTTATTGAAGCGTGATTGATATTTCATCCTCTATTATAGTACTACAGCCGACCCAGTAACCAGCATTATTGTCCAGTGAAACCAACATGACCCTGCAAAAGGACCGCCCAATTTAtaaacctcaaaaataatcaTATGAGTCATACACCATACATcgtttttgagaaattattgTATTATACTGTAAAATGACAACGACGTATACTTAAGATCTCCCATTTTTAGAATATAAGATCAATAAATACCTACTATTGCACTGTAATTACTCCCCAATACACTACTACACATTCCTTTTTTCACTCCCCACTCTACCCAGCAAACCCAGGATAGAGCACGGGCTCGTTTTGCCTTTGAGCTGGCCTGGTTTCATGGGACCTAGCAGCTGCCTGGCAGCTTCAGCTCGCTAGAAGATGAATTTGGGGCTTGGACCCCCTCTTGTCCTAGCACGGGCTCAAcgctggaagtgctcttatTACAAAGAGAGTGTAATACATATTCATAGTTACATAGGTTAGTGAGTTTAGGGTTCTAAACCATTGATTCCTTATGATGATTATCATTAGAAAATTACCTCGTAATCATAAAAAGGATCTCTAGGTTTAATAAGGGAAGTGGAATCGCTCGCTAGAAGACAAATTTGGGGCTTGGACCCCCTCCTGCCCTGGCACGGACTCAACGCTAGAAGTGCTCTTATTACAAAGAGAGTTTAATACTTATGAATAGTTACATAAGTTAGTGAGTTTAGGGTTCTAAACCATTGATCCCTTATGATGATTATCATCAGAGAAGTTACCTTATAATCATAAAAAGGATCTCTAGGTTTAATACGGGAAGTGGAATACGATGTAACAAAATGTGAAGCATGTATGCTATTTCCTAGTAACCAACCATTATCTTATGCATAATGCATGCAATAATGATGTTAATGCCAGTCATTAAGTCTTAATTTATTGCGTGGCAGTAACTATTTGTTTCATGCAAGAAAGGTGGTTGCGTAGAGCAGTTGAACTTTATAACCATGTAAGTACTTTTTTGAGTTACCTCATATGGAATTGGAGCTTTCCTCCCTTCAAGCAAAGCTGGTTGGTAAAAATGGATTTTTTAGAGCACGATTCTAAAACCATGTTTAAATTGTTGATCGACAATGCCACATTAATTGAATGTTGCTGTTATCTAGAATTTTCTAAGTACTttgatcaaaatgaaaaaagttaCAGAAAGGATTAAAAGATGCAATGAATGGTTGATGAAGAGAATAACTCTACATTTTCTTTACAGTTAAGGTTGGAGCCCACACATGTAACCctattcattcattcttttgtttgtttatagagGAAAGAAAGGTAGAATTAAGATAAAGAAGAGgaattgggaaaaaaagaaaactacaatataaattgcaagatgTTGATATTTGATATCAATGAAATGTGCAACCAACCTAAATCTCAATCCAAATAAATTGGattgtcaatttctcctcCCATCGTATATAATTTGTAGTTGGTGCAAATCATGAAGAATGAGTTAATATCATCTAAGAACGCATTCTCATGGTTGATCAGTACAAATGTAATATAAGTTGGTATTCTCATTGTTagtttaacccaaaaaaaacccataaaatGAAGATttgcaaaccaaaaaaaaaaaaaaagaagtcaaTTACTTAAATCCAATATTTGGTTTTGATCTTGATAAATCATaactaaattttctttttttttaatacaaaaaatattgtactttaatataatctaaattacaaaaaaataaataaaatcaaactcGGTACATCCACGTCTGTCTAAAACTACttgtaaaaattgaataatattttCGTAACAATATCTTCATTCTCGGTGTTTCCCACATATGCTTAAAAAGTTAGGTTAGTAAAACCAAGATCCTTCACTAAATACATCCTAAATTTGTTAATTAgctatgatttttttaacttCACTGGCCAAACTCCTCCACTAAATAAACTTCAAGTTGAGCCATGCCAAGAAGCCAAAAAGcgaagaaaccaaaaaaaaccaatatttTAGTGTTGTTGATCTTTGATTTGATGCAGAAGGGCTCTGCACGTGTAAATACGCACCAAGTTATGATTGCGTGCATTAAAAACGACACAgacagaaagagagaaagagagagaagaaagaaagagagaggcgCTACGCCACCACACAAGATAGTGTGCAAAAATgagatttttcttcttttttctttgtaaatgGGTGCTTAAGTTACCAGCTAAGGCACGAAACCAGCAAGCCTCCTCCATGAATGTAAGACACGCGTCAACATCGTGAGGAACGGTCTCTGAATGGCGCACAGACTTCTCACTGTGTCTTTTTTGCTTTGCCCTTTTGTCTTACTTCGTCTCTATCCGTTCGACAGAACAGAACCACAGCGttcctttccttccttctctctatttttcatttttcaaaattttaataaataaataattttaatttttaaaatgcaattttgctttttgggGGTCCTACCCTTTTAGTCATGTAGTCATATTTGTGTGGAGTCTATAGCTCTATATATAGCGGTTGGTCTTTCTTTACTTGGCACTCTGCTTCCTCCATATTTATGAGTCACTTTGGCCGAAGTCTAAGGCAAAAACATcctacaaaattgaaaatctcAAAAGCTTTGGACATGGAAGAGAAAGTTGGGAGATCAAGATTCAAGAgggtttgtgtgttttgtggCAGCAGTACTGGAAAGAGGAACTGCTACAAAGATGCTGCCATTGAATTAGCCCAAGAGCTGGTACTTCTGAGCTTTTAACATTGGTCCTCCAAAagtccaaaattttcaacttttaattttttggtatgttattattttgtattCTGAGCTTTTGGGTTATGTCAAGGTGTCAAGAAGGCTGGACCTTGTCTATGGAGGTGGTAGCATTGGGCTCATGGGTCTGGTTTCTCAGGCTGTTCATCGTGGTGGAGGGAATGTTCTTGGGTACAATCAGCCGTCTTTCACTTATTCTTGGGTTTTGTCGTATGTTTATAgttcttaatttcttttttcatatacacttgaccaaatttttttgtttcttcattgTGTTTGGTTTCACATTGGGCAGGATCATACCAAAGACTCTAATGTGCAAAGAGGTACATAATCTGTCAATCTTTCAAATGGGTTTCCtccttccttttttgtttgtggaaatctcctttctttttcgtAGTACTGGTTCAAAGTTGAGTCCTTTTTGCCTTCAAGTATGTATGGTGCCTCTCAAAATGTATGCATGTGTGGTATTGAGCCTCACAGATAACAGGTGAAACAGTTGGAGAGGTAAGGCCAGTAGCCGACATGCACCAAAGGAAGGCAGAAATGGCCCGCCATTCTGATTGTTTCATAGCCCTACCAGgtcccccctctctctctaccGATAAAGTTGTAGTCTTTTAGTCTTTTATTTGATTAAGTTaatcaattgggtttttatttatttataaaatctcTTGCTTTGGTTTCATCAGGTGGATATGGAACTTTGGAGGAGTTGCTAGAAGTGATCACTTGGGCACAGCTTGGTATCCATGACAAACCTGTAAGaccatataaaaaaaacccatcagCAAAACAGTGATGAGCAATCAAAGCCTGTCCTTGAAGTTTGAAACTTTATTCTATGCCAACAATTTTTGCAGGTGGGTTTGCTCAATGTTGATGGCTACTACAACTACCTTCTCACTTTTATTGACAAAGCCGTGGATGATGGCTTTATCAAGCCTTCTCAGCGCCACATCATAGTCTCTGCCCCCAATGCCAAAGAGCTTGTTCAAAAACTTGAggtttgtgtgtttgtttgtgacttcaaattattttcatttctgtCAAGCACTTTGTGTGCAGATATCCATGATTTGAAGctcaaaaatggaaaaatagaCTGTCGAGTGATTAGGAAAAGAATCTTgatcaaattaccattttggtGCTTCATTTCCTTTTGGATTTGTTGGGTTGCAAATGATggctcttttgtttttttggttttttggggttttaggAGTACGTGCCTGTGCATGATGGAGCCATAGCCAAAGCAAGATGGGAGGTTGAGcaagagcagcagcagcaacaggtGGGGTTCAATGGAGCAGCTACTTTGCAGACTGAGATAGCTTTGTAAAGAGTAGACAAATGAAAAAAGGATGAAAGTTAGGGAAAAAAGGTCGTTTAGGctctttgctttgcttttgctGTCTGATTTTGGTCATAACAAGACCAGCCATACCATAATGGTATGACAAGGTTTGATTGAcaaggagaaaaaggaaaaacgaACACTGACTGGTCcaaaatcttttcttttgtatgttttaaattagtttatcAAAAAGAAAGGGCCCATCTTTATCTTCAAGTCTGCATTATCATTAAGCTTGTTATTTTGTGTTCTCTGGATTTTATTTACAAAGATtatatagaaagaaagaacaataaGCAAGGTCCAAAAAATAGCATCAGCAGGAGCAGCTTTATTCTCTCTATTTTTATTGCTCTCTAGGGCATGCATGCCACTACTGGTGGCGttataatttccttttttttctttctctatttcttcttttttctctgcaAGTTTTAAGGTACTGTGGTGGTGGGGAGGCTGTGACGATGATTTAAACATTTTGCATCATTTGGGGACCTGGAGTTATATGGGGCCCACATGGGTTTAGAGAGCAAGTGTGGGTCCCTTTTTGCCAACCTTGTGTTTGGTTTGCGTTGGGTTTTGATTTGTGACCAGACTGCACTACCTTCaggcttttttatttgttgtttcttactttttcaatCTTTTGGTCATTCtattttatactttttcaGATGTTACCTTTTAGAGTCATCGtttgggaaaagaaaaagaaaaatctttttagAAAAACTTTCCCTTCGTTGTTGGTGTAAAACAAAAGCTGGTAACATTGTAATcgaaatgaaaattaatttggttGTAAACGAGACTTGGTTGAGTTGATGaggattgttttttttttttactattcAGTCTAGGTTCAAGTTTTGTCAACAACAATATTTCTTTATGAGTAATCtgtaaaaaccaaaaaagactaaaataggCCTTGATATGTCCCGGTCTCGAGATTGGGTAACCTCTTCTTCCCTAactttttttcataaaaaaaaattgtcaagCCTTCTGTCGTAATACGATATTGTCTGTTTTGGGCTTCCCTCTCTGCCCACAcaattttgtttctaggagctcacgagcaacttcccagtgggtcatcCATTCTGAGATTGCTCTGGCCctcaactcgcttaacttcggagttcctacgactctgAAGCCAGTGagtcccaaaaggcctcgtgctagatggatgagGGTGtacacatataaggcacatcaccacCTCTCTGTTGGTTGATGTGAGAtcttacaaaaataataataaaaattgggttaataagatattttgtttatttattaattcatCTTCTTTACCCAAATCATAAATATCTTTAAAATCAACTTTGGAGCATAAAGGATATTTTGTGACGTCCTATATGCGTGATGTGCGTGTGATGCCTTTTAGATTTGTTGACTGCCTGCAATCAGCAAATCTCGCAAGagctttattattattaaacaTTTTTCATTCTATCTCGCATGTCTTTTATCAATTTGATTCAATAAAATATCatacaataaaaaaactaaacctTTACATTTGTCGTAATCACTCCTCACTCATCAATAAGTGAAGCCTCGTTTTCAATTATCAactgcatttttttaatttcagaaAAGTTGCGAATTCAGAGAAAAAATCCCAGCAAAGCAATAATCACcctcaacaaaaatatattcaGCTCCTCTTAATTTGGTTCTCATTTCTATATAGAAGCAGCTGCAATATATAATTCTGAAGCCGGAAGTTCTTTGTTCTTCAGATTCTTCATTAGCAAAATCTACTTTCATGTCTGTCAAGAAAAGCTTCATGTTATGCACCATGAGATGAGACCATGTCATATAAAACATTCACCTACAAAACATAGATGACAATGGTCACACATCTAAATACGAAGATAAGCTACTAGACTATCCAACCAATTTGCTTTCTgcaaaatttttaaatgcCTTCAAATATGGTAGGCAAGTCCAACCCATTGATGCCTTTGATTGATGTCGCTAACGTCCGGCACTTTTACTGGGAGAATGATACTTTTGGCATCTATGATCATCTTGATCTCCCCAttcttccttcaatttatGAATGCCATCATCAAGGGAGGAAGCTCAGTAGTTTTACGGTGCCCTTATCCCTGTCCGAGATATCTCAAGTCCTCGCAAATGCCTTTGTCTATAGCAGTTGTGTCCCTTCATCTTAGTTGAGGCAATCCAATCACCAATTCATCAACACAAAATCTTTCAGCTAGCGGATGAACCTATCTGCACATAAATATGGAATAATCCAGCAGAACATGTGTTGTACCTTTATGCTAAGAAAAGGGAGAGAAAAATTGTATAACCATTATGCACTTACCCTCATATAGTCTCAAGCATCAGGTGTTGATGCTATTGCAGTACTTAAACTGGATCCGATCGTTAATCGGCGTGTTCTTTACATTGGTGAAAGTAGCATGCCCtttaaaatttgtgtttttccTATTTCCTTCTTAACTTGCTCAACCATGGTAtctgtaaaataaattcctgtTTCCAAGTccaatttgaagaaaacaCTTAAGGCTTTGTCACAGCTTATAGGCAGAGGCACACTAGTTTTCATCCAAACTAAAATTTCACAATTTAAAAACACAATCATCCTTAATTACAGCCAtgttccaacaaaaaaataccaaatcaAGATCCACATCAACACAGTACACTTCTACCCAGAAAAAACCCCGTAACTAGCAAACAGCTACTATCACAAAATAGCTCAATAAGAACATAccatatggaaaaaaaaacaatgaatagAAAGAATCTAAGAAATGCTTGAGCGAATCTACAACAGTTTTCAAAAACTTATAGCTTTGGGTTAGAATTTTTTCAGGTCCTCAAAGTCTCCTTATATTGATGGCTCACATGTTAAAGCCCAGCTAACAATCTTATCTGTATATAGTAATTTGTAGAATCGTTTCTGAGTTTAAACAAAcatcatcaacaacaacaatagaAAACATTAATGGATGAGATGTTTCTGAGTTTAAACAAAcatcatcaacaacaacaatagaAAACATTAATGGATGAGATGAACAACAAGAACACTATAGAAATGAGAATTCAGAGACAAAGAAGACAACTTTATTAACAGCACTACTATCCAAATATGAACCATTCTCAGAAAGTTCAAACAATAAGATGATCAAGCCTCAAAAACTCAACTTGGAACCAATTAACGTCAAAAATCCCTAATATGACTTGTACCCAGATGaaagtttttatctttttgctCTCCTGATGACAGAAATTAATATCAGACCCAAATTTTGTACTATGCAGAGGCCAACATTTTGTTGTCTTTTCTTTCCCAAATTTGtctcaaaaaacaaacaagaaaattcatgaaaattggagaagaaaaCGTCATGACTTACCGGCGGCGATAATCCAATTTTCCTTTGCCGCCAATGGTGTCGAGTTGAGAGCCGAAGACTGGGTGATGGCAGGAGACGTTGGGACTATTGACTCGAGAATGTTGAAGGTGGGAGACTAACGCGAGCTCtattagagatatttagtgaaaTACTCATTTTTAtcactaaaattataaataaattct
Proteins encoded:
- the LOC117637137 gene encoding cytokinin riboside 5'-monophosphate phosphoribohydrolase LOG5-like, producing MSHFGRSLRQKHPTKLKISKALDMEEKVGRSRFKRVCVFCGSSTGKRNCYKDAAIELAQELVSRRLDLVYGGGSIGLMGLVSQAVHRGGGNVLGIIPKTLMCKEITGETVGEVRPVADMHQRKAEMARHSDCFIALPGGYGTLEELLEVITWAQLGIHDKPVGLLNVDGYYNYLLTFIDKAVDDGFIKPSQRHIIVSAPNAKELVQKLEEYVPVHDGAIAKARWEVEQEQQQQQVGFNGAATLQTEIAL